Part of the Streptococcaceae bacterium ESL0687 genome is shown below.
AACCCCATATGCCGAGGCCTCTTACATACTTTTCTTACAGTCCTGGTGCACGGCCAATTTCAGACTCTAGCATCCAGATTGTTTTTTCAATTTCAGCGTTAGATGTAGTAAAGATATCAGATGTTACAGGGTCACCTTCTTCATCAGAAACGGTAATACCTTGGTAGAATAACTCATCTAGGTACTTATAAGCTTCGATTACTTGCTCAATTCTTTCTTCGATAGTCTTGTCCCAAGTAGCTTTTTCAAGTTTGATTTTTGAAAGTTCGTCAAATTCTTTAAGAGTTGAAACAGGACTTCCTCCGATTGTAATTAAACGTTCAGACAGTGTATCAAGAATACTGTTTAATTGATCCATGTAAGTGTCCATCTTTGGATGAAGTTTCATAAATCCTGGTCCACGCATATACCAGTGTACTTGGTGGATAAGCGCACTTGCTTTTGATAAATCAGCAACTGATTGATTTAAAAGTTCCTTTGTTTTTTCTCTAGACATTTAAATACCTCAATCTTTCTATGCTTTAATTTTATGATAATAGGTAGTATTTTGCAAAAATTTGAATTAAAAATATTAATCTTTCTCGTATATATAATCGAGGTGATTATATGATTATTTATTTTATTTATGGAAGTATTTTTGGATCCTTCTTCGGCCTTCTTATCGACCGATTTCCAGAAACTTCAATTCTTTTTCCGAATTCAAAATGTGATTCTTGTAAAACCAAACTTGCCTTTTATGACCTAATTCCTATCCTTTCCCAGCTCTTTTTAAAATTTAAATGCAGATACTGTAAAAAGAGGACAAGTATTTGGTATTCTGCCCTTGAAATAGTTAGTGGAATCTATTTTTCCCTCTATTATTTACAAGTAATTAATTTTCCGCAACTTCTTTTGCTAGTCATGGCAACCATCCTTAGCCTTTACGATATTAGAAGTCAGACCTATCCTTTAGTTATCTGGATATTTTTTAATTTAATCTTTTTAATCTTTCTACCTATCAATTATCTTTTTGCTAGCTTTTTAGGTCTGGCCATACTGGCTATGATTTTTGATTTTAAATTAGGAGCTGGTGATTTACTTTTTCTAGCCAGTCTGTCCTTATTTAACGATTACAATCAAATCTTACTGGTAATCCAATTATCTTCCCTAGGTGCCATTTTTTATTCGGAATTTTTTAAAAGAAAAATTATTCCCTTTGTTCCCTTTTTATTTGCTGCCCAAATCATTATCATGCTTTTTAAAAACCTGTAACGGTAACGCCTAAAAGCCTTATTCCTTTAGCAAAAACGTCATTAAATTCTTCTAGTAACTTGACTGCTCCCCTGTTGATTATTTCAAAGTCATCTGTTTTTTCATCCCGAGTTAAGCGCTTGGTATGAGTTTCAAAATCGGAAGTTCTAAGTTTTAAAACAATGGTCTTACCCTTTAGTTTTTCTTTTTTGAGCGTTTGACTGACATTTTTGGCTAATGAAGAAATTTCTGCCACTATGTCTTCTTCCATGTACAAAAGCTTACCGTAGGTTCTCTCATTTCCCAGGGACTTCCTAATCCTACTGGCTTTTACTGGACTATTATTAATTCCGTGAGCTTTCAGGTAGAGGTCCCAACCAAGGACACCCAAATTATCAATTAGTTTTTGAGGATTAGCTTCAGCCAAATCAGACCCCGTATAAATCCCAAGGTCATTCAACCTTTCCTCAGTCCTTTTACCCACTCCATTAAATTTAGCAATTGATAGATTTTCCAAAAAAACTTGAGCTTCGCCCGGAAGAATCAGGGTAAGTCCCCTTGGCTTTTCAAAATCACTTGCAAGCTTGGCTAAAAATTTATTATAGGATACTCCAGCGGAACTAGTCAGATGAAGTTCATTATAGATATCATGTTGGATCATCTTAGCGACTTTAACGGCTGATAGGCTATTAACTTTATTTTCAGTTACATCCAAATAGGCTTCATCGAAGGCAATTCCCTCAACCAAATCTGTATAACGGTGGAAAATTTCATGGATCTGGCTTGATACTTGGCGGTACTTACTATAATTTCCCGGTAAAAATTTTGCCTGGGGGCAAAGCTCGTAAGCCTCTTTGGCTGACATGGCTGAATGGATACCGTATTTTCTAGCCTCATAATTACAAGTTGAAACTACTCCCCGGCCGCCACTCTCTAAAGGATTCCGGGCAATAACTAGAGGTTTACCAATAAGGGAGGGATCATCTCTTTCTTCGACTGAAGCATAAAAGGCATCCATGTCGATATGGATGATTTTACGACTGGTATCATTAATCAGCGGATATTCAAGCATGGATAGCCTCCCTTCTTTTTACTATATTATACCAAATTTAACCCATCTCAAGATCTTCGACAACTTCCAAAATTTCATGTATAGACGGTTCATAAACCAAAGAAAAAAACTCCCAAAAGTGGGAGTCTTTTTTTCTTATTGAGCAGCCTCATCCATTGAAAGAACTTCGTGGAAGACACGTTTTGTTAATTCCTTACGTTGTTCTGGTCCAAGGTATTTAGTATTTACACAGTAACCAGAGATACGTACGATTACATCTTCTCCGTTCATGATTTTTCCGTAAACATCATTAAGGTCCATAACGTTCAGGTTCATGTGTTGTCCACCATTGATGAAGTAAGCATCTAGGATGTCTACTAGATTTTCAATTTGTTCATCACGAGTTTTACCTAAGGCACGTGGTGATACTTGGGTAGTTAGTGAGATACCGTCATTTGCATGTTTAAACTCAAGTTTAGAAATTGAGTTTAAGTTTTGTAGCCATCCACCACGAGATGCAGGTAGTGGGTTAGCTCCTGGTGAGAAGAATTCGTATTCGTCATAGTTTACAGATCCGTCTTCATTTAGGAATACTCCGCGGTTAACTGGTGAGTGTCCAGTTTGTTTAGAGTAGGCAACATTTGAAGTGATTGTAAGTAGAGATACTGTTGCTTCTGCGTTTTTGTATAGTTTGTGGCGCGCTAGTTTTTCATGGTACATCTTCATAACTAGTTTACCGATGTTGTCTACACGGTCGTCATCTTCACCAAAGCGTGGGAATTCACCTTCAGTGATGTAGTCAACGATACGTCCATCTTCATTACGAACTGGTTTAACAGTAGCGTACTTGATTGCTGAAATTGTGTCTACTACGTTTGCGAATCCACAGATACCAAATCCCATATTTGCACGTTGGTGTGAAGGTAGGAAGGCCATTTGAACTGCTTCGTAGTTGTACTTGTCAGTCATGTAGTGGATGATGTTTAGGGCATCAACATAAGTATCAGTCAGCCAGTCAAGAGACTTGTCGAAGTTTTCCATAACTTCATCATATTCAAGAACATCTGATGTGATTGCATCAATATCAAATACCTTGTAGTCATGGTGGACATCATCATATCCTCCGTCAATACCAGTAAGAAGAGCCTTAAGTACGTTTACACGCGCTCCGAAGTACTGGATATTGTGACGTTTGTCTTCACTTTCAGGATCAAGTGGAGATACACAACATGAGATACAAGACATTTCTCCGTATCCGTCTTTGGCCATTGTTTCAACACCTTCATATTGGATTGAAGAGTGTTTGTGGCTCATGTTCATACAGTAGCGGCGGAAATTGTATGGAAGCTTGTCAGACCAAAGGACAGTAAGGTTTGGTTCTGGTGAGTTTCCGATGTTATCAAGAGTGTTTAGGAAACGGTAGTCCATCTTAGTTACACGGTGGCGTCCGTCGTTACCCATACCAGCCATTGAAGTTGTAATGAATGTTGGGTCTCCTGAATAGATTTGGTCGTAGGCTTTAGTACGGGCAAACTTGACTGAACGAAGTTTAAGTACAAAGTCATCTACGAATTCTTGGATTTCTTCTTCGGTGAAGGTTCCACGCTCAAGGTCACGTTGGGCGAAGATATCAAGTACGATTGGCACACGTCCAAGGGATGTTGCTGCTCCGTTGATTACACGAGCTGCTGCCATGAAGGCGATGTTTGTCCACTGGATAGCTTCCTTAACGTTCATAGCTGGTTTACGAACATCTAATCCGTAAAGATCACCAAGTTTTGCAACTTCATCAAGAGCTTGATACTGAAGGTTGATTTCTTCACGTAGGCGGATTGATTCTTCGTCGATTTCAGTGATTGCATTCCAGTCAGCTGCTTTTTCTTTCATTAAGAAGTCAGCCCCGTAAAGTGCAAGACGAGCATAAACCCCAATAATACGTCCACGTGAGTAAGCATCTGGCAGACCAGTTACAGTGTGGGCGTGGCGGGCACGACGGATGTTTTGAGTGTAAGCACGGAAAATTCCGTCATTTACAGTCGTTACATATTTAGTAAAAATTTCGTGAATTTCTGGTGAAATTTCATAGCCATTTTCCTTAAGAGTAGTTTCTGCCATACGGATTCCACCTTTTGGCATTAAACTTAGACGGAAAGGTTCTGAATTTTGTAATCCATAGATAATATCTAAATCTTTGTCGATATAACCAGCTGGGATATCAGCAATACTTGCTACACGGTCTGTATCCATAGGGAAACGTGTTGCTTCGTAGTGGTCTTTAGTAGTTTCTAAAATCTCTTTAACTTTAAGGCTACGGGCAGTAGGTCCAGCTAAGAAAGATTCATCTCCATCGTATGGTTCGTAGTTAGCATTTACGAAACGTGATACTGATACTTTTTCTTTCCAATCAAGGCCTTTGAATCCCTCCCAAGCCTTTTCAAATAAATCTTGAGTTACTTCAGTCTTCATCTATTCATCTCCTTCGGATAAATGACCACATCTGTGATCTGTTACATTTACAAATACATAATACCACATAGTAATCGCTTTCACAAACTTAATGTGGTAGTTTTTGAAAAAACTTTTTTAGTACAGATTAATTTTTTAAGGAAACTGTATTATATTTTAGGAGATATTTCTTAGGAATTTTTAGACATAAGACTTGCTATATCTAGAAATTAAAAATAAAACAGTTTTTAAAAGACTGTTTTATTTTGTAGCTTTCAAACTATTACTTAATAGCTTTTTTAAAGACTTCAAAAAGATATTTGGGCAGAATCAGATGATTTATTTAAATTTTAAATTTTAAATTTTAAATTTTAAATTTTCTATGTACACAAAAAAGACCCACCGAAGTGAATCTTTTTGAGTAGATTAATTCTAATTAAGCTTTGTTAGCTGATCCGAATACGTCGATACGTTCTTCAACAGCTTCTTGGATAGCTTTAACACCTGGTGCTAGGAATTTACGTGGGTCGAATAATTTCTTAGCATCGTAAGCTTCTTCGTTTTGGTCATATTCGCGAGCGAATGCGCGTGTTGCGTTAGCAAATGCGATTTGACACTCAGTGTTAACGTTAACTTTAGCAACTCCAAGTTTGATAGCTTCTTGGATTTGTTCGTCAGGAATTCCTGATCCACCGTGAAGAACGATTGGGAAGTTTGGAACTGCCGCAGTAAGTTTTTCAAGGTGTCCAAGGTCAAGACCAGTCCAGTTAGCTGGGTATGGTCCGTGGATGTTTCCGATACCAGCTGCAAGGAAGTCAATTCCAGTTTCAACCATAGCTACAGCGTCTTCGATTGGAGCAAGTTCACCAGCACCAACGATTCCGTCTTCTTCTCCACCGATAGTTCCAACTTCAGCTTCAACAGAGATACCTTTAGCGTGAGCAAGTTTTACAACTTCACGAGTTTTTTCAAGGTTTTCTTCGATTGGAAGGTGAGATCCGTCGAACATAAGTGAAGTGTAACCAACTTCGATACACTCAAGAGCGTCATCGTAGTGACCGTGGTCAAGGTGGATTGCTACAGGAACAGTAATGTTCATTGATTCCACTAGGTTTTCGATAAGGTTTTTAGCAGTTTTGTAACCACCCATGTATTTACCAGCACCCATTGAAGTTTGAACAAGAACTGGAGCTTGTTTAGCTTCTGCAGCACGTAGGATAGCTTGAGTCCACTCAAGGTTGTTTGTGTTGAATCCTCCGACAGCGTATCCGTTGTCGCGAGCTGCTTTTACAAATTTTTCAGCTGAAACGATTGGCATTTTAATTCCTCCAAATATTTTAAATTGAGAGCCATTCCCTCATACATTGGCATTATAACACTTTATGAAAAAATATTCTAGCTCAAGATAAAAAAATGTTAAAGTACGCACAAAAAAAGCAGAAAAACCCTAGGGTATCTTCTGCCGGCTTAAACTTACCTCTGGCTACTCTTTGATAAATTTAAGAAAATTCAAGCCAACTTTCAAGAAGCTCTATAAAATCTTCATACATGATTTTTTTAGTATGGGCAATCTCTGCACGCTGATAATCCTCATTCTTAGCAAAAATTTCCTCAATTGTACTTTGGTTATGAGCCTGTTGTTTGAGTTTAAAAATCATCTGCTTTTTATCCATCTTTTTTCTCCTGCTTATCTTTATCTTTTGCTCAAGTATAGCAAAAAAAGTTAACGCTTACAAAGATAAGACTAGTAGCCAATTACAAGCTCCTCAATCTCAGAAAAAATTTTATCATCCACACTATTAATATCTAGTAGATAAACCAGATTAAGGCGGGGATTAAAGATACCTAGTTTAGTAATATCTGCAAAATTTAAATTCCTTGAATGCTTACCCATCAAGTAATAAATTGCTAGTTGGAGGGTATTTTTTGAAGTGGGTTTATTTTTAGAGACCTTAAAATCCCAAAGGGTATCTTTAGTTAAAAAATCACCGTCTCCATTAGTTATAGTTGAGGTATAGGCTCCGTCAAAGCGAAATCCCTCCTCAGTTACCGGTCCATATTTTTTTATAAAATCCAAAGAACGTTCAACCATTATCCTAATATTTGAAATAGTAGCTTCATCAGGCTTTATTTCTTCAATAGGAACAAAGCCTGCTTTTCCTGCCCGGTAAACAGTATCATATCCTGCAAGTTTACAGGCCGCAGCAATTGACTGATCATCAAGTCCCTTGATATTTTTTAAAATGGCCTGAGCCTTGTCCTCTTCTTCTGAACCTAGAATTCTTGCCCCATATAAGGAAATTTTAAAGGATTTCTCCGGATGGCCCGCATCCATAAAGCGTGTCAAATAATCAACAACTATCCCTACAAGACCTGGGGAAATATTTTCCTTATCAGAAAGCTCTTGACCACTTGAAAGTTCAAGCTGGATAAAGTTTTTTACCGGCAAGTAACCGCCACGGGGTTGCTTAACTTCTTGTAATCTTTGAGTAACTGTAACCATCTTAATAACCTCCCATAAATTTATATTTTCAGTATAGTATATAATTTTTATAATTACAAAAAACATCCCTCACTATTGTATTAGTGAAGGATGTTATTTTTTAAGCTTCTACTGGATCTTTACGAGAGTAGTTTGCGATGTCTGAAGTGATTGCGTCAACGAAGTCGTCAAGTTTAAGGACTTGTGTTTCCTTGCTTCCATAACGGCGGACGTTTACTGTACCTTCTTCTTGTTCCTTGTCACCAACTACGATTTGGTAAGGGATTTTAGAAGTTTGGCTGGCACGAATTTTATAACCCATTTTTTCGTTACGTTCGTCTACTTCAAGGCGGATTCCTTTAGCCTTAAGGGCGTTTGCCACGTCCCAAGCGTAGTCTGCGTGGACTTCGTTTGAAACTGGGATGATTGTTGCTTGAACAGGAGCTAGCCAAGTTGGGAAGGCACCCTTGTAAACTTCTGTTAGGTAGGCAACGAAACGTTCCATAGTTGAAACGATACCACGGTGGATAACGACTGGACGGTGGTTTTCTCCGTCAGCTCCCACGTATTCCAGTTCAAAGCGTTCAGGAAGAAGGAAGTCAAGCTGGATAGTTGAAAGAGTTTCTTCGTTTCCAAGAGCTGTCTTAACCTGTACGTCAAGTTTTGGTCCGTAGAAGGCTGCTTCTCCTTCAGCTTCAAAATAGTCAAGTTCAAGCTCATCCATGGCTGCCTTAAGCATGGCTTGGGCATTTTCCCACATTGCATCATCGTCAAAGTACTTGTGAGTGTCGTTAGGGTCACGGTAGCTTAGACGGAAGCGGTAGTCGTCAATTCCGAAGTCTTTGTATACGGCAAGCATCAGCTCAAGAGTACGTTTGAATTCGTCCTTAATTTGATCAGGGCGGACAAATGTGTGTCCATCATTCAGGGTCATTTCACGTACACGTTGTAGACCTGAAAGTGCTCCAGATTTTTCATAACGGTGCATCATTCCAAGTTCCGCCACACGGATTGGCAGTTCACGGTATGAACGGATGTGGTTTTTATAAACCATCATGTGGTGTGGGCAGTTCATTGGACGAAGAACAAGCTCTTCACCGTCACCCATGTCCATTGGTGGGAACATGTCTTCCTTATAGTGATCCCAGTGTCCTGAAGTCTTGTAAAGGCCGACATCAGCCATGATTGGAGTGTAGACGTGTTCGTATCCTAAGCTCAGTTCTTTATCAGTGATGTAGCGCTCGATTGTACGGCGGATTGTAGCCCCGTTTGGTAGCCAGAATGGAAGCCCACTACCAACCTCTTGGCTGACCATGAATAGGTCTAGTTCACGACCTAGTTTACGGTGGTCACGTTCTTTAGCCTCTTCGCGCATTTTCAGGTATTTCTTCATGTCCTTTTTATCGAACCAGGCTGTACCATAAACACGTTGCATCATGTTGTTGTCAGAGTTTCCGCGCCAGTAAGCTCCAGCCACGTTAAGTAGGTCGAAGACTTGGATGCGGCCTGTTGATGGGACGTGAGGTCCACGGCAAAGGTCAGTGAATTCCCCTTGAGAATAGACAGTTAGGCCTTCACCAGCGTGCTCTTCGATAAGTTCAAGCTTGTAAGGATCGTCTGCAAAGATTTCACGGGCCTCATCTTTTGTAACCTCGCGGCGGATGGCAGGGTAGTTTTCCTTGACGATTTTCATCATCTCTTCTTGGATACGTGGAAGGTCTTCGTTGGTGATTTGTCCTGACTCATTGTCAGTATCGTAGTAGAATCCGTCTTGGATGGCAGGTCCTACACCAAGTTTAATGTTAGGGAAAAGACGACGGGCTGCTTGGGCAAAAAGGTGGGCAGCAGAGTGACGCAGTAAAGGTAGTGCGTCCTCGTGATCTGGTGTCACGATTTCAAGGCTTCCATCTTCAGTGATTGGGCGATCCCAGTCGATTAGTTGGCCATTTAGTTTACCAGCAAGTGTCTTTTTAGCAAGTGACTTGCTGATTGATTCAGCGATTTCATAAGTAGTCACACCTGATTGGTATTCGCGAGTAGCGCCATCAGGAAAAGTAATTTTTACCATGTATATCTCCTTTTATTTTTATCTTGTTCTCTAGTTTTAAGACATCACGGTCGTATGCTATTTCATGGCCTCACTTA
Proteins encoded:
- a CDS encoding prepilin peptidase; translated protein: MIIYFIYGSIFGSFFGLLIDRFPETSILFPNSKCDSCKTKLAFYDLIPILSQLFLKFKCRYCKKRTSIWYSALEIVSGIYFSLYYLQVINFPQLLLLVMATILSLYDIRSQTYPLVIWIFFNLIFLIFLPINYLFASFLGLAILAMIFDFKLGAGDLLFLASLSLFNDYNQILLVIQLSSLGAIFYSEFFKRKIIPFVPFLFAAQIIIMLFKNL
- a CDS encoding DNA starvation/stationary phase protection protein, producing MSREKTKELLNQSVADLSKASALIHQVHWYMRGPGFMKLHPKMDTYMDQLNSILDTLSERLITIGGSPVSTLKEFDELSKIKLEKATWDKTIEERIEQVIEAYKYLDELFYQGITVSDEEGDPVTSDIFTTSNAEIEKTIWMLESEIGRAPGL
- the dinB gene encoding DNA polymerase IV, whose product is MLEYPLINDTSRKIIHIDMDAFYASVEERDDPSLIGKPLVIARNPLESGGRGVVSTCNYEARKYGIHSAMSAKEAYELCPQAKFLPGNYSKYRQVSSQIHEIFHRYTDLVEGIAFDEAYLDVTENKVNSLSAVKVAKMIQHDIYNELHLTSSAGVSYNKFLAKLASDFEKPRGLTLILPGEAQVFLENLSIAKFNGVGKRTEERLNDLGIYTGSDLAEANPQKLIDNLGVLGWDLYLKAHGINNSPVKASRIRKSLGNERTYGKLLYMEEDIVAEISSLAKNVSQTLKKEKLKGKTIVLKLRTSDFETHTKRLTRDEKTDDFEIINRGAVKLLEEFNDVFAKGIRLLGVTVTGF
- the pflB gene encoding formate C-acetyltransferase, producing the protein MKTEVTQDLFEKAWEGFKGLDWKEKVSVSRFVNANYEPYDGDESFLAGPTARSLKVKEILETTKDHYEATRFPMDTDRVASIADIPAGYIDKDLDIIYGLQNSEPFRLSLMPKGGIRMAETTLKENGYEISPEIHEIFTKYVTTVNDGIFRAYTQNIRRARHAHTVTGLPDAYSRGRIIGVYARLALYGADFLMKEKAADWNAITEIDEESIRLREEINLQYQALDEVAKLGDLYGLDVRKPAMNVKEAIQWTNIAFMAAARVINGAATSLGRVPIVLDIFAQRDLERGTFTEEEIQEFVDDFVLKLRSVKFARTKAYDQIYSGDPTFITTSMAGMGNDGRHRVTKMDYRFLNTLDNIGNSPEPNLTVLWSDKLPYNFRRYCMNMSHKHSSIQYEGVETMAKDGYGEMSCISCCVSPLDPESEDKRHNIQYFGARVNVLKALLTGIDGGYDDVHHDYKVFDIDAITSDVLEYDEVMENFDKSLDWLTDTYVDALNIIHYMTDKYNYEAVQMAFLPSHQRANMGFGICGFANVVDTISAIKYATVKPVRNEDGRIVDYITEGEFPRFGEDDDRVDNIGKLVMKMYHEKLARHKLYKNAEATVSLLTITSNVAYSKQTGHSPVNRGVFLNEDGSVNYDEYEFFSPGANPLPASRGGWLQNLNSISKLEFKHANDGISLTTQVSPRALGKTRDEQIENLVDILDAYFINGGQHMNLNVMDLNDVYGKIMNGEDVIVRISGYCVNTKYLGPEQRKELTKRVFHEVLSMDEAAQ
- a CDS encoding fructose-bisphosphate aldolase yields the protein MPIVSAEKFVKAARDNGYAVGGFNTNNLEWTQAILRAAEAKQAPVLVQTSMGAGKYMGGYKTAKNLIENLVESMNITVPVAIHLDHGHYDDALECIEVGYTSLMFDGSHLPIEENLEKTREVVKLAHAKGISVEAEVGTIGGEEDGIVGAGELAPIEDAVAMVETGIDFLAAGIGNIHGPYPANWTGLDLGHLEKLTAAVPNFPIVLHGGSGIPDEQIQEAIKLGVAKVNVNTECQIAFANATRAFAREYDQNEEAYDAKKLFDPRKFLAPGVKAIQEAVEERIDVFGSANKA
- the thrS gene encoding threonine--tRNA ligase, with amino-acid sequence MVKITFPDGATREYQSGVTTYEIAESISKSLAKKTLAGKLNGQLIDWDRPITEDGSLEIVTPDHEDALPLLRHSAAHLFAQAARRLFPNIKLGVGPAIQDGFYYDTDNESGQITNEDLPRIQEEMMKIVKENYPAIRREVTKDEAREIFADDPYKLELIEEHAGEGLTVYSQGEFTDLCRGPHVPSTGRIQVFDLLNVAGAYWRGNSDNNMMQRVYGTAWFDKKDMKKYLKMREEAKERDHRKLGRELDLFMVSQEVGSGLPFWLPNGATIRRTIERYITDKELSLGYEHVYTPIMADVGLYKTSGHWDHYKEDMFPPMDMGDGEELVLRPMNCPHHMMVYKNHIRSYRELPIRVAELGMMHRYEKSGALSGLQRVREMTLNDGHTFVRPDQIKDEFKRTLELMLAVYKDFGIDDYRFRLSYRDPNDTHKYFDDDAMWENAQAMLKAAMDELELDYFEAEGEAAFYGPKLDVQVKTALGNEETLSTIQLDFLLPERFELEYVGADGENHRPVVIHRGIVSTMERFVAYLTEVYKGAFPTWLAPVQATIIPVSNEVHADYAWDVANALKAKGIRLEVDERNEKMGYKIRASQTSKIPYQIVVGDKEQEEGTVNVRRYGSKETQVLKLDDFVDAITSDIANYSRKDPVEA